From a region of the Coprococcus comes ATCC 27758 genome:
- the folP gene encoding dihydropteroate synthase gives MKIGNKEFDTAKHTYIMGILNVTPDSFSDGGKWNGYDAAMRHAEELLEGGTDILDIGGESTRPGHQQITSEEEITRTAPVIEAVKKNFDVPVSIDTYKSDVAEAALQAGADLVNDIWGFQYDEKMAGLVKKYDAACCLMHNKNEAVYKNFLKDMYAELQKCVDTAKAAGIGDDRIMLDPGVGFGKTYEMNLDVMKHLELFNGLGYPMLLGTSRKSMIGLTLDLPVTEREEGTLVTTVMAVQSHYGFVRVHDAEKNRRAIKMTEVILARE, from the coding sequence ATGAAAATTGGGAATAAAGAATTTGACACAGCAAAACATACTTATATTATGGGAATCTTGAATGTGACACCGGATTCTTTTTCGGACGGGGGAAAGTGGAACGGTTATGATGCGGCAATGCGTCATGCAGAAGAGCTTTTAGAAGGCGGAACCGATATCCTGGATATCGGAGGAGAGTCCACAAGACCAGGACACCAGCAGATTACGTCAGAAGAAGAAATTACAAGAACTGCGCCGGTTATCGAGGCTGTTAAAAAGAATTTTGATGTGCCGGTTTCGATTGATACTTATAAGAGTGATGTGGCAGAGGCAGCACTTCAGGCAGGGGCAGATCTGGTAAATGATATCTGGGGATTCCAGTACGATGAAAAGATGGCAGGTCTTGTGAAAAAATATGATGCGGCATGCTGTCTGATGCATAATAAAAATGAGGCGGTGTACAAGAATTTCCTGAAGGATATGTATGCAGAATTGCAGAAGTGTGTAGATACAGCGAAAGCGGCTGGGATTGGAGATGACCGGATCATGCTGGATCCGGGGGTTGGATTTGGAAAGACCTACGAGATGAACCTGGATGTGATGAAGCATCTGGAGCTTTTTAACGGACTTGGATATCCGATGCTTCTTGGAACTTCCAGAAAATCCATGATCGGTCTGACACTGGATCTGCCGGTAACAGAAAGAGAAGAAGGAACTCTTGTCACAACCGTGATGGCAGTACAGAGTCATTATGGATTTGTGCGCGTTCATGATGCTGAGAAAAACCGCAGAGCGATCAAGATGACAGAAGTGATTCTGGCAAGAGAGTAA
- the folK gene encoding 2-amino-4-hydroxy-6-hydroxymethyldihydropteridine diphosphokinase: MDQIKIENLEIFANHGVYPEENRLGQKFLVSCILYVDTRKAGKTDDLEASVNYGTISHLIKEKMEEKNYRLIEAVAEQLAEEILLFDEKIRKVMVEVKKPWAPVGLPLETVSVKIERCWNEAFIALGSNMGDKKKYIENAVEELKNEKLCRVLKVSKLIGTEPYGVTDQDEFLNGALKMETLLTPHELLELLHRIEQEAGRKRIRRWGPRTLDLDIIFYGDQIIEEDDLCIPHIDMQNREFVLGPMCEIAPHKRHPVLKETMTEMLVKLKGNN; the protein is encoded by the coding sequence ATGGATCAGATAAAAATTGAAAACCTAGAAATATTTGCAAATCATGGGGTGTATCCGGAAGAAAACAGACTGGGACAGAAGTTTCTGGTTTCCTGCATTTTGTATGTGGATACACGCAAGGCGGGAAAAACGGATGACTTGGAAGCGTCTGTGAATTACGGAACCATTTCCCATTTGATAAAAGAAAAGATGGAAGAGAAGAATTACAGGCTGATCGAAGCAGTAGCAGAGCAGCTTGCAGAAGAGATCTTATTATTTGATGAGAAGATCCGGAAAGTCATGGTGGAAGTAAAGAAACCATGGGCACCGGTAGGACTGCCGCTTGAGACGGTTTCTGTGAAGATTGAACGTTGCTGGAATGAAGCGTTTATCGCACTCGGATCGAATATGGGTGATAAGAAAAAATACATTGAGAATGCGGTAGAAGAGCTGAAAAATGAAAAACTTTGCAGAGTCCTGAAGGTATCGAAACTGATCGGAACCGAGCCATATGGCGTGACGGATCAGGATGAATTCCTGAACGGGGCACTGAAAATGGAAACACTGCTTACCCCGCATGAGCTTCTGGAGCTGTTACACCGAATTGAGCAGGAAGCCGGAAGAAAGCGGATCCGCAGATGGGGACCGAGAACACTGGATCTGGACATCATTTTCTATGGGGATCAGATCATTGAAGAGGATGATTTATGTATACCACATATCGATATGCAGAACAGGGAATTTGTGCTTGGACCAATGTGTGAGATCGCACCGCATAAACGGCATCCGGTTTTGAAGGAAACGATGACGGAAATGCTTGTAAAGTTAAAGGGTAATAATTGA
- a CDS encoding aminopeptidase, with the protein MEEKKNLWSSYDEAAKKELHEINEKYKACLDAGKTERECVKLAVEMAKEAGYQDIKDVLKEGKSLKAGDKVYAVCMEKMLAMFRMGEEPLSNGMNILGAHIDSPRIDVKQNPLYESEGMAYLDTHYYGGIKKYQWVTGPMALHGVVAKKDGSVEEISIGEKESDPVFVITDLLVHLAANQMSKKASEVIEGEKLDLLIGNSPLDKAEGLDEEEKETIKANVLHILKENYGIEEEDFASAELEIVPAGKARDCGFDRSMILSYGQDDRVCAFTSLFAMLDVENAKRTGCCLLVDKEEIGSVGATGMHSRFFENTVAELVALTEGESELKVRRALANSRMLSSDVSAAYDPMFAEAFEKRSAAFFTKGLAFNKFTGSRGKSGSNDANAEYLARLRKVMDDAGVTYQFAELGKVDVGGGGTIAYIMANYGMEVIDSGVAVLSMHAPYEVSSKADVYEAVKGYRAFLLNM; encoded by the coding sequence ATGGAAGAAAAAAAGAATCTCTGGAGCTCTTATGATGAAGCTGCCAAAAAAGAACTTCATGAAATCAATGAAAAGTACAAAGCTTGCCTGGATGCCGGAAAGACAGAGCGTGAATGCGTAAAGCTTGCGGTTGAGATGGCGAAAGAAGCAGGATATCAGGATATCAAAGATGTTCTGAAAGAAGGAAAGAGCCTGAAAGCAGGAGATAAAGTATATGCGGTATGCATGGAAAAAATGCTTGCCATGTTCCGTATGGGCGAAGAACCGCTTTCAAACGGTATGAATATCCTTGGAGCTCATATCGATTCACCACGTATTGATGTGAAACAGAATCCATTATATGAAAGTGAAGGAATGGCTTATCTGGATACACATTACTATGGTGGAATCAAAAAATACCAGTGGGTAACAGGACCGATGGCACTTCATGGTGTTGTTGCGAAAAAAGATGGAAGCGTAGAAGAGATCAGCATTGGGGAAAAAGAGTCTGATCCGGTATTTGTTATTACAGACCTTCTTGTTCATCTTGCAGCAAACCAGATGTCAAAGAAAGCAAGTGAAGTGATCGAAGGAGAAAAGCTGGATCTTCTGATTGGAAACAGTCCACTTGATAAAGCGGAGGGACTTGATGAAGAAGAAAAAGAAACGATCAAGGCTAACGTACTTCATATTTTAAAAGAGAACTATGGAATCGAAGAAGAGGATTTTGCATCGGCTGAGCTGGAAATTGTTCCGGCCGGAAAGGCAAGAGACTGTGGATTTGACCGCAGCATGATCCTTTCTTATGGACAGGATGACAGAGTCTGCGCATTTACTTCTCTGTTCGCCATGCTGGATGTGGAAAATGCAAAGCGTACAGGATGCTGTCTGTTAGTAGATAAAGAAGAGATCGGAAGCGTCGGAGCAACTGGAATGCATTCTCGTTTCTTTGAAAATACAGTTGCAGAGCTTGTTGCACTTACAGAAGGTGAATCTGAACTGAAGGTACGCCGTGCACTTGCTAATTCAAGAATGCTTTCTTCTGACGTAAGTGCTGCTTATGATCCGATGTTTGCAGAAGCATTTGAAAAGAGAAGTGCCGCTTTCTTTACAAAGGGACTTGCATTCAACAAGTTTACAGGAAGCCGCGGAAAGAGCGGATCCAATGATGCAAATGCAGAATATCTTGCAAGACTGCGCAAGGTGATGGACGATGCAGGCGTTACTTACCAGTTCGCAGAACTTGGTAAAGTCGATGTAGGCGGCGGCGGAACCATTGCATATATTATGGCAAATTATGGTATGGAAGTGATCGACAGCGGTGTTGCTGTACTTTCTATGCATGCACCTTATGAAGTCAGCAGCAAAGCTGATGTGTATGAAGCAGTAAAGGGATATAGAGCATTTCTTCTGAATATGTAA
- the ppdK gene encoding pyruvate, phosphate dikinase, with amino-acid sequence MATKWVYMFTEGNADMRNLLGGKGANLAEMTNLGLPVPQGFTITTEACTQYYEDGRQINEEIMAQIMEAITKMEGITGKKFGDKENPLLVSVRSGARASMPGMMDTILNLGLNEDVVNVLAEKSGNPRWAWDCYRRFIQMYSDVVMEVGKKYFEELIDKMKAERGVKQDVELTAEDLHELANQFKAEYKEKIGAEFPTDPKEQLMGAIKAVFRSWDNPRANVYRRDNDIPYSWGTAVNVQMMAFGNMGDDCGTGVAFTRDPATGNNGLFGEFLTNAQGEDVVAGVRTPMHISEMEQKFPEAFKQFKEVCKTLETHYRDMQDMEFTVEHGKLYMLQTRNGKRTAQAALKIACDLVDEGMRTEEEAVAMIDPRNLDTLLHPQFDAAALKAAVPMAKALGASPGAACGKIVFTADDAVEWAARGEKVVLVRLETSPEDITGMKSAQGILTVRGGMTSHAAVVARGMGTCCVSGCGDINMDEENKKFTLGGKEYHEGDAISLDGSTGNIYDGIIPTVDATIAGEFGRIMGWADKYRTMKVRTNADTPADAKKARELGAEGIGLCRTEHMFFEGNRIDAFREMICSETVEEREAALAKILPEQQGDFEKLYEALEGNPVTIRFLDPPLHEFVPTEEEDIKKLADAQGKSVDQIKAIISSLHEFNPMMGHRGCRLAVTYPEIAKMQTSAVIRAAINVKKAHPDWNVKPEIMIPLVGDIKELKYVKKFVVETADAEIAAAGSDLEYEVGTMIEIPRAALTADDIAKEADFFCFGTNDLTQMTYGFSRDDAGKFLEAYYDAKIFENDPFAKLDQTGVGKLMKMAIELGKPVNPKLHVGICGEHGGDPSSVEFCNSIGLDYVSCSPFRVPIARLAAAQAAIAQKNAK; translated from the coding sequence ATGGCAACAAAATGGGTTTACATGTTTACAGAAGGTAATGCCGATATGAGAAACCTGCTTGGTGGAAAAGGCGCTAACCTTGCTGAAATGACAAACTTAGGTCTTCCAGTGCCACAGGGCTTCACAATCACAACAGAAGCTTGTACTCAGTATTATGAGGACGGAAGACAGATCAATGAAGAAATCATGGCTCAGATCATGGAAGCTATTACAAAGATGGAAGGAATCACAGGAAAGAAATTCGGTGATAAAGAGAATCCACTTCTTGTTTCCGTTCGTTCTGGTGCAAGAGCATCTATGCCTGGTATGATGGATACAATCCTGAACCTTGGTCTTAACGAAGACGTTGTCAATGTACTTGCTGAAAAATCAGGCAACCCACGTTGGGCTTGGGACTGCTACAGAAGATTTATTCAGATGTACTCTGACGTAGTTATGGAAGTAGGTAAAAAATACTTCGAAGAACTGATCGACAAGATGAAAGCTGAAAGAGGCGTTAAACAGGACGTTGAACTTACAGCAGAAGATCTTCACGAATTAGCTAACCAGTTCAAGGCAGAATATAAAGAAAAAATCGGTGCTGAATTCCCGACAGATCCAAAGGAACAGTTAATGGGAGCTATCAAAGCCGTATTCCGTTCATGGGACAACCCGAGAGCAAATGTATACCGTCGTGACAACGATATCCCGTATTCATGGGGAACTGCTGTTAACGTACAGATGATGGCATTTGGTAACATGGGTGATGACTGTGGTACAGGTGTTGCATTTACACGTGACCCAGCTACAGGAAATAACGGACTGTTCGGAGAATTCCTTACAAATGCTCAGGGAGAAGACGTAGTTGCAGGTGTTCGTACACCAATGCACATTTCAGAAATGGAACAGAAATTCCCAGAAGCATTCAAACAGTTCAAAGAAGTATGCAAGACTCTGGAAACACATTACAGAGATATGCAGGATATGGAGTTTACTGTAGAACATGGTAAACTGTACATGCTTCAGACACGTAATGGTAAGAGAACAGCTCAGGCTGCTCTTAAGATTGCTTGCGATCTCGTTGATGAAGGAATGAGAACCGAAGAAGAAGCAGTTGCTATGATCGATCCTCGTAACCTTGATACACTGCTTCATCCACAGTTCGATGCAGCTGCACTGAAAGCTGCTGTACCGATGGCTAAAGCACTTGGAGCATCTCCAGGAGCTGCTTGTGGTAAGATCGTCTTCACAGCTGATGATGCTGTAGAATGGGCTGCAAGAGGAGAAAAAGTTGTTCTTGTACGTCTTGAAACATCACCGGAAGATATCACAGGTATGAAGTCTGCTCAGGGTATCCTGACAGTTCGTGGTGGTATGACATCACACGCAGCCGTTGTTGCACGTGGTATGGGAACATGCTGTGTATCTGGTTGTGGTGACATCAACATGGATGAAGAAAACAAGAAATTCACACTTGGTGGAAAAGAATACCATGAAGGAGATGCAATCTCTCTTGATGGATCTACAGGTAACATTTATGACGGAATCATCCCGACTGTAGACGCTACAATCGCAGGTGAATTCGGAAGAATCATGGGATGGGCTGACAAGTACAGAACTATGAAAGTTCGTACAAATGCTGATACACCAGCTGATGCTAAGAAAGCCCGCGAACTTGGTGCTGAAGGTATCGGACTTTGCCGTACAGAGCATATGTTCTTCGAAGGCAACAGAATTGATGCATTCCGTGAAATGATCTGCTCTGAAACAGTAGAAGAAAGAGAAGCTGCACTTGCTAAGATCCTTCCGGAACAGCAGGGAGACTTCGAAAAACTTTATGAAGCACTGGAAGGAAATCCGGTTACTATCCGTTTCCTTGATCCACCGCTTCATGAATTCGTTCCAACAGAAGAAGAAGATATCAAGAAACTTGCTGATGCACAGGGCAAATCTGTTGACCAGATCAAAGCAATCATCAGCTCTCTGCACGAATTCAACCCAATGATGGGACATCGTGGATGCCGTCTTGCTGTAACTTATCCGGAAATCGCTAAGATGCAGACAAGCGCAGTTATCCGTGCTGCTATCAATGTTAAGAAAGCTCATCCGGATTGGAATGTTAAACCGGAAATCATGATCCCGCTGGTTGGCGATATCAAAGAGCTTAAATATGTTAAGAAGTTTGTAGTAGAAACAGCTGACGCTGAAATCGCTGCTGCAGGAAGCGACCTTGAGTACGAAGTTGGTACAATGATCGAAATTCCTAGAGCTGCTCTTACAGCTGATGACATCGCAAAAGAAGCTGACTTCTTCTGCTTCGGTACAAACGACCTTACACAGATGACATACGGATTCTCACGTGATGATGCTGGTAAGTTCCTTGAAGCTTACTATGACGCTAAGATCTTCGAGAATGATCCATTTGCTAAACTTGACCAGACAGGTGTTGGTAAACTTATGAAGATGGCTATCGAACTCGGAAAACCGGTTAATCCGAAACTTCACGTTGGTATCTGTGGAGAACATGGTGGAGATCCAAGCTCTGTAGAATTCTGCAACAGCATTGGTCTTGATTATGTATCTTGCTCACCATTCCGTGTACCGATCGCTCGTCTGGCTGCTGCTCAGGCTGCAATCGCTCAGAAGAATGCAAAATAA
- a CDS encoding prolyl-tRNA synthetase associated domain-containing protein translates to MELVNGRPTDTQGRLDKEIRVYDFLDSLGVVYQRIDHEAAMTMEACEEIDRTLEATICKNLLLCNRQETQFYLLMLPGDKVFKTKDLSAQIGSSRLSFAKVEYMEQYLDITPGSLSVLGLMNDKDRMVRLLIDEDVLTGEYIGCHPCINTSSLRLRTKDLVEKIIPAMEHEPTIVKL, encoded by the coding sequence ATGGAATTAGTAAACGGAAGACCAACAGACACACAAGGCAGATTGGACAAGGAAATCCGCGTATATGACTTCCTTGATTCGCTTGGAGTCGTATACCAGAGAATCGACCATGAAGCCGCAATGACAATGGAGGCATGCGAGGAAATCGACCGGACGCTGGAGGCGACGATCTGCAAGAATCTGCTTTTATGCAACCGACAGGAGACACAGTTTTATTTACTGATGCTTCCGGGGGATAAGGTGTTTAAAACAAAGGATCTGTCAGCGCAGATTGGTTCGTCCAGACTTTCTTTTGCAAAAGTGGAGTATATGGAACAATATCTGGACATCACGCCGGGATCTTTAAGTGTGCTTGGACTGATGAATGATAAGGACAGGATGGTACGGCTTCTGATCGATGAAGATGTGCTTACAGGAGAATATATAGGATGTCATCCATGCATCAATACATCGAGTCTCAGACTTCGGACAAAAGATCTGGTGGAGAAGATTATTCCGGCAATGGAACATGAGCCGACCATCGTGAAGCTGTAA
- a CDS encoding NAD(P)/FAD-dependent oxidoreductase gives MKYDVIIIGAGPGGIFAAYELMKKKPDCKIAVFEEGYPLEKRKCPIDGEKVKSCINCKRCSIMCGFGGAGAFSDGKYNITNDFGGTLFEYIGKKQAVELMKYVDEINMENGGEGTKLYSTAGTKFKKLCLQNKLNLLDASVRHLGTDINYVVLQNLYDQMKDKMDFFFDAPVETIEITDGGYRIICENGAYECKKCVVSVGRSGSKWMEKVCKDLAIPTKSNRVDIGVRVELPAVIFSHLTDELYESKIVYRTEKFEDNVRTFCMNPNGIVVNENTNGIITVNGHSYEGNEKKTDNTNFALLVAKHFSEPFKDSNGYGESIARLSNMLGGGVIVQRFGDLVRGRRSTEKRIEEGLVTPTLSATPGDLSLVLPKRIMDGIIEMIYALDKVAPGTANDDTLLYGVEVKFYNMEVEIDKNLESCHKGLYVIGDGSGVTHSLSHASASGVYVARHIISEEE, from the coding sequence ATGAAGTATGATGTAATTATTATCGGTGCCGGACCAGGCGGGATTTTTGCTGCTTATGAGTTGATGAAAAAGAAACCAGACTGCAAGATTGCAGTATTTGAAGAAGGTTATCCGCTGGAAAAGAGAAAATGTCCGATTGATGGCGAAAAAGTAAAGAGCTGTATCAACTGCAAACGCTGCTCGATCATGTGCGGATTTGGCGGAGCTGGAGCATTTTCAGATGGAAAATACAATATCACCAATGATTTCGGCGGAACTTTATTTGAGTATATCGGTAAAAAACAGGCTGTTGAGCTGATGAAGTACGTCGATGAGATCAATATGGAAAATGGTGGAGAAGGGACAAAACTGTACTCCACAGCCGGAACAAAATTTAAAAAGCTTTGCCTTCAGAATAAGCTGAATCTTCTGGATGCATCTGTACGTCATCTGGGAACAGATATCAATTATGTCGTTCTTCAGAATCTTTATGATCAGATGAAGGATAAAATGGACTTCTTCTTTGATGCACCGGTTGAGACAATCGAGATCACTGATGGCGGATACCGCATTATATGTGAAAATGGCGCTTATGAATGTAAGAAATGTGTGGTTTCTGTCGGACGAAGCGGAAGCAAATGGATGGAAAAGGTCTGCAAGGATCTTGCAATCCCGACCAAATCAAACCGTGTGGATATTGGTGTCCGTGTAGAGCTTCCGGCAGTGATCTTCTCACACCTGACAGATGAGCTTTACGAGAGCAAGATCGTATACCGTACAGAAAAATTCGAGGACAATGTGCGTACTTTCTGTATGAATCCGAACGGTATTGTGGTAAATGAAAATACAAACGGTATCATCACAGTAAACGGACACAGCTATGAAGGAAATGAAAAAAAGACGGACAACACCAACTTTGCCCTTCTGGTTGCAAAGCATTTCTCTGAGCCATTTAAGGACAGTAACGGATATGGTGAAAGTATCGCAAGACTTTCCAATATGCTAGGCGGTGGTGTGATCGTACAGCGTTTTGGTGATCTGGTACGTGGAAGAAGAAGTACAGAAAAGCGTATTGAAGAAGGTCTGGTAACACCAACCTTATCAGCAACGCCTGGTGATCTGAGTCTGGTTCTTCCAAAGCGAATCATGGATGGAATCATTGAGATGATCTATGCTCTGGATAAGGTAGCACCTGGTACAGCAAATGACGATACCCTTCTCTATGGTGTGGAAGTAAAATTCTACAATATGGAAGTAGAGATCGATAAGAATCTGGAAAGCTGCCATAAGGGACTGTATGTGATCGGTGACGGAAGTGGTGTTACACATTCTCTGTCCCATGCATCTGCAAGTGGTGTTTATGTTGCGAGACATATTATCAGCGAAGAAGAATAG
- a CDS encoding MATE family efflux transporter, which produces MNQTYMKEKPILPLLLSMALPMVISMMVNSLYNIVDSYFVARISEEAMTALSLVYPIQNFITSVGVGFGIGINAAIAFFLGAQDQKKADTAATQGLFLSVIHGIVLTVVTIAVMPLFLQIFTKDVTVIQMGNAYSRIAFGFSIVISLEITWEKIFQAVGRMRVSMICMMSGCIFNIVLDPLLIFGIGPFPKMGIEGAALATGLGQVVTLVLYLAFYFTRPLPVKIHKSCHVDRAMAGRLYAVGIPATLNMALPSLLITALNGILSAYSQVYVVVLGIYYKLQTFLYLPANGIIQGMRPLIGYNYGAGETKRVHRLFADTLYLSLGIMLFGTVYCQIFPDSLIALFSSNPETIQAGGIALRIISLGFLVSSVSITSSGALEGLGKGTPSLIISLCRYTIIIIPAAFILSRIFGASGIWYAFGITEFATAVIAYMTYRRATIKK; this is translated from the coding sequence ATGAACCAGACTTACATGAAAGAAAAACCGATTCTGCCGCTTCTGCTTTCCATGGCTCTGCCAATGGTGATCTCAATGATGGTCAACTCTCTTTATAATATTGTTGACAGCTATTTCGTTGCACGGATCAGTGAAGAAGCAATGACTGCTCTGTCCTTAGTCTACCCGATCCAAAATTTTATCACCTCAGTCGGTGTCGGCTTTGGAATCGGGATCAATGCTGCCATTGCCTTTTTCCTTGGCGCCCAGGATCAGAAAAAAGCGGATACAGCTGCCACACAGGGACTTTTTCTCTCTGTCATCCACGGTATTGTTCTTACCGTAGTCACAATTGCCGTAATGCCGCTATTTTTACAGATTTTTACAAAAGACGTGACCGTTATTCAGATGGGAAATGCCTACTCCCGGATCGCATTTGGATTTTCCATTGTAATCTCTCTTGAAATTACCTGGGAAAAAATTTTTCAGGCAGTCGGACGGATGCGCGTGTCCATGATCTGCATGATGAGCGGATGTATATTCAATATCGTACTGGATCCACTTCTGATCTTCGGAATCGGACCGTTCCCGAAAATGGGAATTGAAGGAGCCGCACTTGCAACCGGTCTTGGTCAGGTTGTCACACTGGTACTGTACCTTGCCTTTTATTTTACCAGACCGCTTCCGGTGAAGATTCATAAAAGCTGCCACGTAGACCGTGCCATGGCCGGACGGCTTTACGCGGTTGGAATCCCTGCCACTTTGAATATGGCACTTCCATCCCTGCTTATCACCGCACTAAATGGGATTCTCTCCGCCTACTCCCAGGTTTACGTGGTGGTGCTCGGAATCTATTACAAGCTTCAGACCTTCCTGTATCTTCCGGCAAATGGAATCATCCAGGGAATGCGTCCGTTGATCGGATACAACTACGGTGCCGGTGAGACAAAGCGTGTCCACAGACTGTTTGCCGATACCCTTTATCTGAGTCTTGGGATCATGCTCTTTGGTACCGTTTACTGCCAGATCTTCCCGGATTCACTGATCGCACTGTTCAGTTCTAATCCGGAAACCATTCAGGCAGGAGGAATAGCACTTCGGATTATCAGCCTCGGATTTTTAGTTTCTTCCGTGTCCATCACCAGCTCTGGTGCACTCGAAGGACTTGGAAAGGGAACACCGTCCCTGATCATCTCACTGTGCAGATATACGATCATCATTATTCCGGCCGCATTTATCTTAAGCCGGATCTTCGGGGCTTCCGGGATCTGGTACGCATTCGGAATTACCGAATTTGCAACTGCTGTGATCGCCTATATGACTTACCGGCGGGCAACCATAAAAAAATAG
- a CDS encoding ABC transporter ATP-binding protein translates to MFLEIKGIKKSFGTGDSRVNVLKGFDLEIERGEFCVLLGPSGSGKSTLLNIIGGIDGADEGSITIDGEQLENMTEKKLSLYRRKHLGYIFQMYNLIPNLTLRENIEIGAYLSNRPLDVDELMQTLGIYEHQNKLPNQLSGGQQQRTAIGRAIVKNPDILLCDEPTGALDYKTSKEILKLIETVNQKYGNTIVMVTHNDAIKNMADRVVKLRDGMIRKNYCNEHKLSASELEW, encoded by the coding sequence ATGTTTTTAGAGATTAAGGGGATCAAAAAGTCGTTTGGAACAGGCGACAGCCGGGTAAATGTTCTGAAAGGATTTGATCTGGAAATTGAAAGAGGAGAGTTTTGTGTGCTTCTGGGACCATCCGGTTCCGGAAAATCGACTCTTCTGAATATTATAGGCGGTATTGACGGGGCAGATGAAGGAAGTATTACGATTGATGGAGAACAGCTGGAGAATATGACAGAGAAGAAGCTGTCCCTGTACCGGAGAAAGCATCTGGGTTATATATTCCAGATGTACAATTTGATTCCAAACCTGACACTTAGAGAAAATATTGAAATCGGTGCTTATTTAAGTAATCGTCCGCTGGATGTGGATGAGCTGATGCAAACGCTGGGTATTTATGAACATCAGAACAAGCTGCCGAACCAGCTTTCCGGAGGACAGCAGCAGAGAACCGCGATTGGACGTGCAATTGTCAAAAATCCGGACATCCTGCTCTGTGATGAGCCAACCGGTGCGCTGGATTATAAGACATCCAAGGAAATTCTGAAGCTGATCGAAACAGTCAATCAGAAATATGGGAATACCATTGTTATGGTTACCCATAACGATGCAATCAAGAATATGGCAGACCGGGTGGTAAAACTTCGTGATGGAATGATCCGCAAAAATTACTGTAATGAGCATAAACTTTCTGCAAGTGAGCTGGAATGGTAA